In Acidobacteriaceae bacterium, the following are encoded in one genomic region:
- a CDS encoding energy transducer TonB, which yields MPPIDPNQPESFETTPPASPQTGPVVPHDSDGNVVAPESSRIRTARYGELEAHELVHLLDSIEDERARGRFRESIYISVFVWLAIAWFVFYGPRVLWHAPKLMLPSDAMKQHELTMLTAPVLPKAPMMKAIPRNELPPPKPQLSQSDKFSMEKSAAPTPKSEEPQPPAPQPTPKMAPSSAPSLPDSPQPRVQPRPSQPMADAPTPQANSHPILPRNSSNASSAMSDLAHSSPRATGAMPSNAVGGNLPGGGNMGAGAEILSDTQGVDFSQYMARLQRDTANAWYPLLPEEVRPPLSKSGECYWLLTILPDGTIGGWKLESSTHDQAINRSAWGSIVTQGKLHPLPKEFHGPNLVIRFHYLVNTQR from the coding sequence ATGCCACCTATCGACCCGAACCAGCCAGAGAGTTTTGAGACGACGCCACCTGCCTCCCCGCAGACCGGCCCAGTCGTTCCGCATGACAGCGACGGCAACGTCGTTGCGCCGGAGTCCTCGCGCATCCGCACAGCCCGCTACGGTGAGTTGGAAGCGCATGAACTGGTGCATCTGCTGGATTCCATCGAAGATGAACGAGCCCGTGGACGCTTCCGCGAATCGATCTACATCTCCGTCTTCGTGTGGCTGGCGATTGCGTGGTTCGTGTTCTACGGCCCGCGAGTCCTCTGGCACGCGCCGAAGCTGATGCTACCCAGCGACGCGATGAAGCAACACGAACTGACGATGCTGACCGCGCCCGTGCTGCCGAAGGCGCCGATGATGAAGGCGATTCCGCGCAACGAGCTTCCTCCACCCAAGCCGCAGCTGTCGCAGTCGGACAAGTTCAGCATGGAGAAATCTGCCGCCCCCACACCGAAGAGCGAAGAGCCACAGCCGCCGGCTCCCCAGCCCACGCCGAAGATGGCTCCGAGCAGCGCGCCGAGTCTGCCGGACTCTCCGCAGCCGCGCGTTCAGCCACGTCCTTCCCAGCCGATGGCCGATGCACCGACGCCGCAGGCTAATTCCCACCCGATTCTGCCGCGCAACTCCTCGAACGCCAGTTCGGCGATGAGCGATCTGGCACACTCCTCCCCGCGAGCAACGGGGGCGATGCCGAGCAACGCCGTGGGCGGCAACCTGCCCGGTGGCGGCAATATGGGCGCTGGTGCTGAAATCCTTTCGGACACGCAGGGTGTGGACTTCAGCCAGTACATGGCTCGCCTGCAGCGCGATACGGCGAACGCCTGGTATCCGCTGCTGCCCGAAGAGGTCCGCCCGCCGCTGTCGAAGTCTGGCGAGTGCTACTGGCTGCTGACGATTCTGCCGGATGGCACCATCGGTGGTTGGAAGCTCGAAAGCTCGACGCACGATCAGGCGATCAACCGCTCGGCGTGGGGCTCGATTGTGACTCAGGGCAAGCTGCATCCGCTGCCCAAGGAGTTCCACGGCCCGAACCTGGTCATCCGTTTCCACTACCTCGTCAACACGCAGCGCTAG
- a CDS encoding MogA/MoaB family molybdenum cofactor biosynthesis protein, whose protein sequence is MTLHGITACILTASDRCSAGTQVDVSGPALAAILLEHGATLLPAHLAPDDAVRIAAGLREAVASGAALVLTTGGTGLSPRDVTPEATLSVCERLVPGLAELIREQGREQTPFASLGRGVAGVLDRTLIVNLPGSPRGAEDGLRTILPLLPHALALLAGQTDHG, encoded by the coding sequence ATGACGCTTCATGGCATCACCGCCTGCATTCTTACCGCCAGTGACCGCTGCTCGGCCGGCACGCAGGTTGACGTTTCGGGGCCTGCACTCGCGGCTATTCTGCTCGAGCACGGTGCAACGCTGCTGCCCGCGCACCTTGCGCCAGACGACGCTGTGCGGATCGCGGCTGGGCTTCGCGAAGCCGTGGCCTCTGGCGCGGCGCTTGTGCTCACCACGGGAGGCACCGGGCTTTCGCCTCGCGATGTCACGCCCGAAGCCACACTTTCGGTCTGCGAACGTCTTGTCCCGGGCCTCGCCGAACTGATTCGTGAGCAGGGTCGCGAGCAGACGCCCTTCGCTTCGCTTGGCCGGGGCGTGGCGGGAGTGCTGGATCGGACCCTCATCGTGAATCTGCCGGGTTCGCCGCGTGGCGCGGAAGATGGCTTGCGTACGATCCTGCCATTGCTGCCGCACGCTCTTGCGTTGCTCGCCGGGCAAACGGACCACGGCTGA
- a CDS encoding VTT domain-containing protein translates to MKLHPVILLHKFSATLLAVLKPLGIWGVGALSLIDSALIPIPVSMDGVLIGYVATDHSRFLAYSLIAAGAAALGSLVPYYIGRAGGELVLLKRINRERYERIRDRFEKQEFLAIMIPAMLPPPTPMKLFEFAAGVFEMKPLTYILAIFVGKMIQFLVCSLLTIWFGPTLAHSLRTAFHEHMAVSLTVVGLILLVVGVWFVRKLFDRNSKDSLPVEGE, encoded by the coding sequence GTGAAACTGCATCCCGTTATTCTTCTCCACAAGTTCTCCGCGACGCTGCTCGCGGTGCTCAAGCCCCTCGGCATCTGGGGCGTAGGCGCGCTATCGCTCATTGATTCGGCGCTTATTCCGATCCCGGTCTCGATGGACGGCGTCCTTATCGGCTACGTCGCGACGGACCATAGCCGCTTCCTTGCCTACAGCCTGATCGCGGCCGGAGCCGCAGCCCTTGGCTCGCTTGTGCCGTACTACATCGGCCGCGCGGGTGGGGAGCTGGTGCTGCTCAAGCGCATCAACCGCGAGCGCTATGAGCGCATCCGCGACCGCTTTGAAAAGCAGGAGTTCCTGGCCATCATGATCCCGGCCATGCTTCCGCCGCCGACACCTATGAAGCTCTTCGAGTTCGCCGCCGGTGTCTTCGAGATGAAGCCCCTGACGTACATTCTGGCGATCTTCGTTGGCAAGATGATCCAGTTCCTCGTCTGCTCGCTGCTGACGATCTGGTTTGGCCCCACGTTGGCGCATTCCCTGCGTACGGCCTTCCATGAGCACATGGCGGTCAGCCTCACCGTGGTTGGCTTGATTCTGCTAGTGGTTGGTGTCTGGTTCGTCCGCAAACTCTTTGACCGCAACTCGAAGGACTCGCTGCCGGTTGAAGGGGAGTAG
- a CDS encoding carbonic anhydrase, with product MHRLLQGYARFRTEVFPRIQPAFERLAHGQSPEALFITCSDSRVMPELILQAEPGQIFPIRLAGNLVPRPGNDPSGIAATIEYAIRALKIADIVICGHSGCGAMKELLERAHRHDLPDVTSWLDHAGPASNWLRRTFDDTRSLTPAKRLHLLTEANVLAQLEHLRQHPAVAEALAADKLRLHGWMFDIPSGILSEFNAQSGSFEAICEPEEARMVA from the coding sequence ATGCACCGTTTACTTCAGGGCTACGCCCGCTTTCGTACCGAAGTCTTCCCACGCATACAGCCCGCGTTCGAGCGTCTCGCGCACGGCCAGTCGCCGGAAGCGCTCTTCATCACCTGCTCGGACTCGCGCGTTATGCCGGAGCTGATTCTGCAGGCCGAGCCCGGCCAGATCTTCCCCATTCGTCTTGCGGGGAACCTCGTTCCGCGCCCCGGCAATGATCCTTCGGGCATTGCCGCGACCATCGAGTACGCCATCCGCGCGCTGAAGATCGCCGACATCGTTATCTGTGGCCACTCCGGCTGCGGCGCGATGAAGGAGTTGCTCGAACGCGCGCATCGTCATGATCTGCCGGACGTCACTTCGTGGCTTGACCACGCTGGCCCCGCCTCCAACTGGCTTCGCCGGACCTTTGACGACACGCGCAGCCTCACCCCGGCGAAGCGCCTTCATCTGCTCACGGAAGCGAACGTGCTCGCGCAACTCGAGCACCTTCGCCAGCACCCGGCGGTGGCCGAAGCCCTCGCCGCGGACAAGCTTCGGCTCCATGGCTGGATGTTCGATATTCCTTCCGGCATCCTCAGCGAGTTCAACGCGCAGAGTGGCTCGTTTGAAGCGATCTGCGAGCCAGAGGAAGCGCGAATGGTCGCATAG